CTGAATAGCACGCAGGATGGCCGGCGTCCGAGCGCGGTTGTCACGGCGCGGTTCCAGTTCAAGGTCGCCGGACCGGTCATCAACGGAAAAAATCCAGGCGGCTTCACGATGGAAGACACGACGGACGGCGCGGAACTGTGGTACACGACCGACGGCAGCGCACCCACGAACGCTTCCCCCGCGCTGCTTTACACGGCGAGCGCCCGGTTGAACGTGGTCGATGGCACGAACAACGTGCTCTTCAAAGTGCGCGGCTTCAAAGGCGGCTACGCGCCAAGCCCGACAGTTGAAAAGTTGTTTCTGTTCTCCGACCTGCAAACCAGTTCCATCGGCGTGACGCGCGACTTCACCGCGGGCATCGGATCGACCCTCGTCGTGCCGGTCGAAGTGAAACTTGCGCCGGACGACATCCTGCGCTCGCTGCAATTCCGTGTCGAACTGACGCCCAATGGCGGCGCGCCGCAGATCGCGACCCAGTTCCGCAATTTGCCGATAGGCACAAACGACTTTATCCGAATCCCGGCGCCGAGCACCAACGCGCCCATCGCGACCAGTTATGCCAGCGGCAACAAAACCGGCCTGGCGATTTCCTTTGTCGGCGCGAGCACGGGAATGCGCCTGGAAAACTCGGGCACGGTCGCCTTGCTGGCGGTGCCGATTCCTCCGACCTCAACCGCCGGGCAGACGTATTCCATCTCCGTCGTCCAGCCGTCCGGCACCACGGACGGACGCCAAACCCCCGTGCCCTTGACCACGTTCCGGGACCGAACCATCACCGTCACCAATGTCACTTACGTGGTCGGCGATTCCGCGGTGGCGACCTGGTATAACGCCGGCGATTTCGGCAACGGCAACATCAACAACAACGACATCAACAACGCCTTTCACTCGTCGCTCGGCCTGTTCACGCCTTACTCGTTCACGGATGTGTTCGACGCCATGGACACCTTCCCGGAAGATTCGGTCGCGGCAGCGGGCGGCGACGGGCAAATCCGATTCCTGGATTGGCAAATCGCGCTCCAACGGTCGTTGCGGCTCACCGCAAACAACTGGCGGCGTTCCTGGGCCGCCGGGGGCGGGCGGGCCGCGGTGACCACGTCGCTCACCAGCGCCGCGAATTCGCCGGCTTCCGTGCTCTCGTCCGTGAAATCAAGTCGAGCCTGGCTGCGGAACGCGCTGGTCCGCGCCCTCACCGTAGAACATGCCGCACCCGGAAGCCAGGTCAACGTGCCGGTCTATTTGAAGGTGGCGGCGGGCTACAAGGTCGCGGGCATGCAATTCCGCGCCGCAGTCATTCCGGAAGGCGAGGCTCCGCCACTGCGGCAACCCGCGTGGTTTAACCCGAACACGCGGCTCCCGCAGCCGATCACGTTGCGGGGCGCGCAAGAAGGCTTGCCCTTGAACGAAGCCGTTGGCGCGTGGTCTCTCGTGCAGAATCCGTTTTCCGCTCCTTTGGAAGGGGAGACGTTCCTGGGTGAAATCCAGTTCGCGGTGCCCGCCAATGCGCGGTCCAGTCAGAGCTACACCGTGCGGATTCTCAATGCGGACGGTTCCCCCGACCTGCAGACACAGTATGACTTCGAAAGTTTGTCTGGTTCGGTCTGGATCGGCACCCCGGCTCTGCGGCGAGCGGAACAGATTTCGGACGAGTGGCGGGCCCACTTCTTCACTGGCGCCAATGCGATTCTGGCGCGGCCCGAGGCCGACCCGGACGGCGACGGCATTTCCAATATGGACGAATACCTGGCCGGCAGCAATCCGGTGAATCTGAGGTTCCATAAGTTCGACGGCGACCTGCGCAGCGGCCTGAAGCAAGGCGTCCTGAAACTTCGGTGGTTTGGCGAATCCGGCAAACATTACCGCGTCGAGCAAAGTCTCGACCTCCAAAACTGGTCGGCTCTGGGCGCGGAAGTGACGGGCAAAGGTGACGTGCAGGAATTCGCCGACGACCAGGCGAGCGGCGGAATGAAGTATTACCGGCTTCGTGTTCAGTCGGACGCGGGCCGCTAACAACTTTTTCGGTCATGCATTGGGTCCATAAACAGGTAAGGACGCGTTCCACCGCGTCCTGATATGGTCGTTTCGATCGCAGAGTAAAGTCAGGGACGGAATGGATTCCGTCCCTACCAGGTTCATAGGAAGCGTCCTTGGTCTGATTGCCATGCTCTCGCCCCATGAATCAGGTAGGGCGAGTCCGTCCCGGCGAGCCGATCGACGTCCGTGGAACACGTCGAGACCGGCTCGCTGGGGACAGGCTCGCCCTACCCAGCGGTTCATGGGAACGCCCGTGTGGCTTGCTGGAATGTGTATTGCTCCGAAGCGAACTGGTTGATCCTCACCCGGCGAGCGTGGCGCCGGGCGCGGAATGATGTCGTGATGCGTCAATGAAAACTCAAATTGTTCTTCCCCTGAACCGTCTCTCCGGACCGTGGCCTTTAGGCCGCTTCAACGCCGAACTCTGGAGAGTGTGCGGAAGCAGCCTGAAGGCTGCGGTCCGCGCGGTTTTCGGTTCAAGGGCCATGTGCATGGTTCTGGAACCAAGGCAACTTCCCCTGAACCGTCTCTCCGGACCGTGGCCTTTAGGCCGCTTCAACGCCGAACTCTGGAGCGGGGACCGAAGCAGCCTAAAGGCTGCGGTCCGCACGGTTTCAGGTTCATCGGCTGCGTGCATGGTTCTGAAACCAGGCAGGCCTTCCATGAACCACCCTTCAACCGGCAGGTTTTGGACTACGCCAGTCCTCTGGCGCTTTCGACCCACTGGACAAGCCCAAAAGCGGCAGAAGACTGCCGCACTCCAACACGCTGCCGCGTGGATGGCGCCCCTCCTCGGTTCATGGTCCCAGTGCGCGAACAGTTCTTTTCGGAACCTGGCGCTTCTCCTCGCGGGTGCCGCTTTCCTCACGCTCAGCGCCGCGGCCCAGCCCACCGTCGATTTCCTGGTTACCAATAAGTTCCTCGAACCCCATAGCATCGCCGTCGATGCCAATAACCGGTTTTACATCACCGATAGCGCGGACCATCGCGTTTTCAAATACGACCCCGACAACGGCACGGTGACCAGCATTGCCGGCGTGAGCGGACAATCCGGAACCACCAACGGCCCCGGCTTCATCGCCCGTTTCTTTTCACCCCGAGGCATTGTCCTGGCTCGAGGCGGGTTGATCGTGGCGGATTCGGGTAATCAGCTTCTCCGGTTCCTCAGCCTCACGGGCAGCGTCTCCGTTGTGTCCAACTTCGCGGGCGCCGCAGGCCAATCCGGATTAGTGGACGGCCCCCTGGGCGTGGCGCGGTTCAACAGCCCGATCGGACTGGCCGCCGCCGCCGCCGGCAACATCTACGTCGCCGATGCCAAGAACAACGCCATCCGCAAAATCGACGCAAGCAACGTCGTCTCGACGGTGTCGTCGAATTTCCTCGAACCCTCCGCCCTCGCCCTCGGCAGCGCAGGCGAACTCTACGTCGCGGATACCCGCAATCATTCGATCAAGCTGATCAAGACGGACGGAACCGTGAGCTTGCTGGCCGGTCGGAACTCCCCCACGGGCAGCGGCATCAACGATTCATTCTTTGCCGACGAAGCCTCTTTCGCTTCACCCGGAGGATTGATCTGGCTGGGCGGCGCAACGGGCCTGCTCGTGAGCGACAGCGGCAATCACACGCTGCGCCGCGTGTTTTTCGCCCCGGTCATCGCGGCATTTTTCCCGGAAAAGAACGGTTACTCCGTGGAAACTTACGCGGGCACTCCCCGGCAACCCGGTTTGCAGGACGGCCCGTTGAGCGCCGCCACTTTCAATTCCCCGGCCGGACTTGCCCGCGACTTCGACAACGGTTTGCTCATTGCCGACTTGGGAAACGCCGCGCACCGCCGCATCCAGACCACACCCAAGCTGCCCAAGGTCGCCAGCCCAAGGATTGGCCAGGTTACCTTTGTCCTGGACAAAGACACCGGCACGGTCGTCTCCAAACTTTCGCCGTTCTCGGATGCGATCTTCAACAATGACGTCATCATCGCGATCCTGGCCGAGGAACGCACTCAGACGTTTTTCACCAGTGGCGCGACGCCCGGCCTGTTCGACGCGGACACCGTCCCGGTGCCCAATTCGAGCAACAGCCAGCCGGCGCCCCCGTATCAGGACGGCGTGCCGCCGAGCCAGGTCAAGCCGACGTTGCTCGACCCGCGGCCGGATGTGACGGTCAAAGCGCTCAGCGCCGCCGAAGGCCGCCGCCCCAGCGACATCGTCCAGGCGCGCATTCAGTTCAAGGTCGCGACGCCGGTCATCATCGGCGACAACCCGGCGTCGTTCGTGTTGACGAACGACACCTCCGGCGCGGACCTGTGGTACACGCTGGATGGCTCGGATCCGACCAACGCGGCGCCGAGCGGGCAAGCCCTCGGAAACGATCTCAGCCTGAAAATCACCAACGCGGTGACGTTTCGCGCCCGCGGCTTCAAGCGCAACTACAAACCCAGCGAAATCACGACCAAAACGTTTTTCCCAAATGATTTTCAAGCCAACCGGATCAGCTTCGGGTTCGAGCGCGGCGAGGCTTCGAGCCAGTTCATGGGTTCCGCCGGGCAAACGTTCATCGCGCCGGTGACCCTCTCCATCTTGCCGAGCCAAAAGATCTATCAACTTCAATTCAATATTACCGTGACCAATCTCAGTGGCGCGGCCAGCCTGACTCCGGGCGCGTTCGCCTTCCAATCCATGCTGACGGAGCCGGTCTTCGAGGCGTCCCAGGGCGTGGTGTTCGACCGCGTGATTCCTCCCCTGATGTTCGATTACTTCAAAACGGAGGTCTTCACCAACGGAACCCCGCAAGGGGACATCATCTCCACGAACTTTGTCCCGGTCTTCCGCAACCCCCTGGTGACGAACGCGACCCAAAACCTTCTCGGCGTCGGCTGGTTCGAAGTCGTCGGCCGGACGAATCTCTTCGACACGCGTGGCCACGATCTCATCAGTTTTTCCATCGCGCACGACCGAAAATTCTTCGGCGCCGACGGCCGCGCCGTCCTGGGCGGCTACTCCTTTATTATCCCCGCCGCGGCCGCGGGCGGGTCCAATTACCGGATTCAAGTGGGCCGGCCTTCCGGAACGGATGCCTTCTCGCGCGACGTCTTTATCGACGCGCCGAAGGACGGCCCGCTGGGAAGCGGCGGCCTCAATGCGACCAAGGATGTCCGAGTCGTCACCGGCGGCGTCGGCCCCGGCGAGCTGCACTACATCGTCGGCGACATCGCGCCGTTCCGCTGGTTCAATGCTGGCGACTTTGGGGACACCAACATCCTGAACAACGACGTGTACCAGGTTTTCCAGTCCGCCACGTACGCCTTCAACGTCCCGCCGGCGGGCACGGATTTTTTCGATTCGATGGACTCCTGCTGCAACAACGCGACCGGCCTGGTGACGACGAACGTTTTCGATGGCAGCACCACCACCATCGACGGCATCACGCATGGTGACGGCAAGCTCAATGTCACCGACGTGTTCGTAACGTTCCGCCGCGCGCTCGATCCTTCGCTCAAATGGTACGCCCGATTCTGGGTGAACGGGCAGCGGCAAGCCGCGGCCATTCAAAATCAATTTCGTGGCTCGCTGAACAACAAGAACCCTCCTTCCGTCCAACCGCTCGCGAATCGCCCTGCCGATGCGTTGCGCGCGGCCACTGGCCAGAAACCATCCGTGATATTCCAGGCGGACGACCTGCGCATCGAACCGGGCCAAACGGTCCACGTTCCTATCAGGGCCGAAGTGGCCGGGGATTATCCGATGCGCGTGCTCATGTTCAATGTGACGGCGGAACCGCTCGACGGTTCGCCGCCCTTGACCGACCCGGTTGTGTTCACCCCGGTTCCTCAACTCGGCCAACCGATCCTCACCACCTCGAAAGAGCGCGCGAATTACGCCGCAGCGTGGCTCGATCATTCCGTGCCCGGAGTGCGCGGTCTGGGCGAGGTGGGCAGTCTGCGGTTCACCGTGCCGGCGCAAGCGTCGCGCACCGCCGCTTACCGCGTTCACTTCGATCACGTCTCCGCCTCGCTGAATGGCATTTCGGTTTTGCCGGTGAAAGTCGTGGACGGCGTGCTGGCGGCAAGCGACCGGTCCGGGTCCGCTTTCCGGGACGGCATCCCGGACTCCTGGCGCTTGCGCTACTTCGGCTCGACGTTGAATTCGCTCAGCCGGGCGGATTTCGATGCGGACGGCGACGGTTTTTCGAACCTCCTCGAATTCACCCTGGGAACGAACCCGATCGATGCCAGCTCGCTATTCCGCGTCCGAGCCAGCAAGCCGCCGGCTGTTGGAATCGCGTCTCAAAACGAAGTCACGCTGCGCTGGCCGTCGGTGAAAGGCCGAACCTACCTCATCGAAGCCGCCCGTGGAGTTTCCGGCGGCGCCTGGCTGCCCATTGCCAACAACCTGCCCGGCACCGGCCATGACGTGGAGTTCACGATCACGCCCCAAAGCGAGTCCGCGCAATTCTACCGCGTCCGGATCGATCCATAATCATCTGGGTGAACACGAACAAGAGTTCAATTGACGTAGCGAAAATCGGGAGACGCGAACAGCGCTTGATAAAACTGCGCCCAGGCTTGCTGGCGCCGTGAGCCGGCATCGCTCTCTGGCGAAATATCCAAAAGTCTCGCAGCCTGGGCGAGTTCGCTTTCGGAGGGCAACCGTCCCAGCACGGTCCGGTAGGCGAGTCGGATCCGGGCCTCCAAATCGAGGCCTGGTGCGGAGAAGATTCGTTGGGCGGCGCGCCGGGCTTGCTCGAGGACGAAAGGGTGGTTCATGAGAAACAAGGCTTGCGGCGCCCCCGTGCTCACGTTCCGCGCGCCGCTCACGACGCTTGGATTGGCAAAATCAAACACCTCAAAAATCTCCGGCAGCGCATTGCGCAGGACCGGCACATAGACACTGCGGCGCGTGGCCGTGTCCTGATATCCATAGTCCGCCGTCGTGCCGGGTTTGATGGTAGCCCCGCCCGATTCGAGGTTGAGTTGGCCGCTCACGAAAAGGATTGTGTCCCGAATGCACTCGGCGTCAAGGCGGCGGCGGTTCATGCGCCAAAGAAGGCGGTTTTCGGGATCGACGTCATGGTTTGAGATTTGAGATTTGAGATTTGCAGGCGGGAGCTGCACGTCGGCGTGTCGGTGTGTCGGTGTATCGGTGTCTGATTCATTTCCCCGATACCCCGATGCTCCGACACTCCGGTTCCATTCTCTCTCCGACACCGCCGGCTCTGAATCGGGATTGGCGCCAAGCTGGTACACTCGCGACAGCATCATCTCCCGGACCAGTTTCTTGACCGACCATCCCTCCTCCATGAATCGAACCGCCAGGTAATCCAGCAGCTCAGGATGCGAAGGCAATTCGCCCGTGGTGCCGAAATTATCCACCGTGCGGACCAGTCCTGCGCCAACGAGCCAATGCCAGACGCGATTGACGATGACGCGCGCGGTCAGCGGATTGGACGGACTCGCCAGCCATTCGCCCAACTGACGCCGGCCACTCTCTTTGTCCGGAATGGCCAGGGGCATGCCATGGGTTGCAACGCGCAGGAAACCGCGCGGCGCTTTTTCGCCAAGATTGTGAACGCTCCCGCGAATGTGAATCCGCGTGTCGCCAATTTCCTCTTCCTCCTGCACGGACATGACCATGGGCCGCTTCGGACCGTTCGCGGTGAGCGACTTGAGTTGCGCCTCCAGTCTCGGCAACTCATCCGCAAGTTCGGAGGCGGGCGTGTGGGCGGACTCTTTCGTCGCTTTGGAATCCCGTCGAGCGATGTCGGCAGCGAGGTCTTCGATCGGGATGAATTGCACGGCATCGGCGATGACGTGGCCTTGGGTTCCTTCATTCGAGACCAGCACATAACCCTGGTTGTTTTGCTCGAAGCGGAATTGGCCCAGAGAAACAAACCGGCCTGCAAGGGCAGGCGGCTCCTGCTCGTTGACGTGGACCACGGTTTCGCCATCGGCGCTCAGGATCGTCACGGGCACTGCTGAGGATCGGTTGAAGCCAGGCACGTAAGCCAGACGCACCTCGTATTTCCCGGCCTGGGGCAGTTCCGGATGAAACGTCAGCGTTTTCTCCCCTTTGCCTGTGTCCAGGTCGTGCAAATAGCCGTCGCCAATGAACCGGCCCGAATACTGAGACTGTTTCCATTCGCCGACGCGTTTGGCCTGGAGATCATCCACTACCACCCCCGGCAAATCGCGCGGAGCCAATCGTGAGGCGGCAATTGCGGAATTTGATTTAGCTGACGCGGCCAGCTTCGCCGCGGCCTCCTTGGCCGATTTGATTTTTGCCTGAAGGGCCGCCACGGCGCCTTCGTGTTCGCGGAGTTTGGCTTCCTGTTCCGGTTCGATGGGAAGCGGCAGCTCGATCCAATTCGAAACGTTGGCATGCGCGAGCGTTTTCGTGCTGCGTAGGATTCCGGCCAACGCGTAGTAATCGCGAGTCGGGATCGGGTCGAACTTGTGATCGTGGCAGCGGGCGCAGCCGAGCGTCTGCGCGAGGAACGCTTTGCCCAGCGTGTCGAGTTGTTCGTCCACGACATCCATGCGGAGCTGCGCTTTGTCTTGTTCTTCGAGCACGGTGTTGCCGAGCGCGAGAAAAGTCGTGGCGATCAACCGGCGGCGGCGTTCGTCAAGACTCGCGGATAACAACAAATCGCCGGCAACCTGCTCCTGGATGAACTGGTTGAAGGGTTGATCCCGATTGAACGCGTCAATGACGTAATCCCGGTAGCGCCAGGCTTCCTTGAAGACCAGACCGCGCAACGTGACGGACTCGCCGAAGCGCACGACATCGAGCCAATGCCGGCCCCAACGCTCGCCGAAATGTGGCGATTGCAGCAGGCGGTCCACCAGCCGGACTAACGCGTCGGGCGCAGCGTCGTTGGCAAAGGCGTCGATCTGGTCCGGTGTCGGCAGAAGGCCGATCAAATCGTAGTAAGCCCGCCGGGCGAGCGCGGGTGGGTCGGCGTCCTTCACGGGCCGAAGGCCTTTGGCTTCGAGCCTGGCCAGGATGAACCGATCAATGTCCGTGCGCGGCCAGTTTGTGTCGGCGACCTCCGGTGGTCGGGCTTTTTTAGGCGGCAGATAAGCCCAGTGAGCGGCCTGCAGCTCCCGATTTGAAACTTGAGATCTGAAATTAGCAATTCCTTGAGGAGCGCCGAGTTTGACCCACTCGATGAGCGCCGCGATTTCGTGGTCGGGAAGTTTCCCTTTCGGTGGCATCTGCGCGTCAGGGTCTGCGGAGCGAATCGCTTTGATCAGCAAGCTCTCGTCCGGAGTGCCGGGAATGATGGCCGGTCCGGAATCGCCGCCTTTCGTCCAACCGGCTTTGGTATCGAGCCGCAAGCCGCCTTTAAGCTTCTTCGCGTCAGCGGAGTGGCATTCGTAGCAGCGTTCGACCAGGATCGGGCGAATTTTTCTTTCGAAGAACTCGATCGGATCGGAGGAAGGGGCGGTGAATTGAACTTTGGCCCCGTGAACGGCCCCCTCACCCGTCCTGCGGACACCCTTCCCCCCTCCGAGGGGGAGCGGGATGGGGTGAGGGGGATCGTTCACGGGGAGAGTGGACGCAACCAGGGCCTCCAATAATAGAGGAAAAGACGCAAAGAATATAGACGGCACGGCGATTTGCGCGTTTCTCAGAGATCGCATCATGCGAGTTTGATTTTATCGCCGCGGGCAACTGGGCCGCAAGGAAGCGTGTATCGGCTCTCGTACTCGCCGCTCAGGATTTCAGTCCCAAACCTAGCACTTCGCGGCAGTATTTCACACTGCGCTCAAGCTCGGCCCTTTGAAATTCCTGCTCCGCCTCTTGCGGGTCGGAGCCGGCGGGGATGGCGAAGGGTTTGCGAGGCGAACCGCGCTTGACCAACGCCAGGAAACGCATGAACTCGCGCGTGCGCGCTTTGGGGTACACTTCCCAGAATTCGTCGCGCCCATAGGGAATGGGAATGGGCCGCCCGGAGATGGTTTCCAATTGGATCGGGGTGTGCGGGCAAAGCTCCGCAAAGCGCTCAAAGTATGTCTTGAAATCGACCAGACCCTCCCCCAGGGCGGTCCATTGGAGCATCGCGCCATCCGGGACTTCCCAGAGCATCGAATCGCGGATGCCGGTGCTCAGGGCGTACGGACCGAGAATCTCCAGGTTCGTCAGCGGATCTTCCAGGGCCCAGGTCGAATTGCCGGTGTCCATCGTGGCGCCGACAAAATCGCGGCCCGCTTCCTCGATGAGGTTCACCAGTTCCCAGGCTTGCATGTCGCCCGCGTGGTTTTCGAGAGCGATCTTGACGCCGGAATCGACGGCGTAACTGCGAACATTTTTGAGAACCTGAACGGTTTCAGCGATCCGAGCCTCAATCCCGCCAGGACTGCGGCGGTCATCGACTTTCCCAAGCACACAGCGCGCGACGGGCGATCCCAGCGCCTTGGCGATGCGGATGGTCAGTTTCAAATGCTCTTCCGGCGACCCAAACCGGCCGCTCCAAAGCACGGAGGATTGGCAAACGCTCAACGTGCCGATCTGAATTTCCACTCCGACTGACGCAGCTTTGGCGCGCAGTTCTTTCAGGTGCGCTTCGGTGTGGCTCTCGTAAACATCCAGGTCCGAGAGCAGAATCGCATCCACCTTCAACGACGCCGCGTAATCGAGCAATCGCGACGCTTTCCAGCCCAGCGAGCGAATCGCGTAATTGTCGAAGCCAAGTTTGAGTTTGCGCTGCATTGATTTTGAATTTTGCCGGCCTGCGCTTTGGGTAGCGCCTCGAACGAAAAGCTACGCCTTCAACCCCAGACCGAGCGCTTCTTTGCAATACTGGATGCTCTTCTCGATCTCGCTTTTCTGGAATTCCTGGGCGTTGCCGCCGCGGCGTGGTTCGCGCGGTTTGCCTTTCTTGGCCAACGCCACGAAACGCGCGAAATCTTTGGCCCGCGCTTTCGGCCACGCTTTCCAGAAATCCTCCCGCAGATAAGGAATCTCGCGGTTAAACCCGGAGATGGTTTCGATGTGGACCGGGACGCCCGGACAGAGCGCCGCAAACTTAGCGAAATACGCTTTGAGATCGACCGTGCCTTCGCCCATCGCGGTCCACTGCACGGTGGCGCCGTTTTCAGATTCCCAAACAGCCGAATCACGCAAGCTCGTGGTGACGACGTAAGGCGCGAGGATTTCC
The DNA window shown above is from Verrucomicrobiota bacterium and carries:
- a CDS encoding sugar phosphate isomerase/epimerase, encoding MQRKLKLGFDNYAIRSLGWKASRLLDYAASLKVDAILLSDLDVYESHTEAHLKELRAKAASVGVEIQIGTLSVCQSSVLWSGRFGSPEEHLKLTIRIAKALGSPVARCVLGKVDDRRSPGGIEARIAETVQVLKNVRSYAVDSGVKIALENHAGDMQAWELVNLIEEAGRDFVGATMDTGNSTWALEDPLTNLEILGPYALSTGIRDSMLWEVPDGAMLQWTALGEGLVDFKTYFERFAELCPHTPIQLETISGRPIPIPYGRDEFWEVYPKARTREFMRFLALVKRGSPRKPFAIPAGSDPQEAEQEFQRAELERSVKYCREVLGLGLKS